A single Streptomyces sp. Edi2 DNA region contains:
- a CDS encoding cell surface glycoprotein: protein MIREQVAALLAYAVKLDPRSAPTDQAAAMEVLDQWADLLADVPPTAPHPAGRHWDASQVVRHHIATSPYPIKPSDVSRKWHDFRRDVVDRHHDPLPAADPDDPAAYRAALVADRTAVATGAATASTVKELTGGRTRDERDQFAEQRLAALGDYVPRTVANALAEFRPRRAERERLAAEGLPDPLDVACPYQQCRAEAGAPCMNHRRNPRRTAHPSRLDLAAAHHYTPQEPAA, encoded by the coding sequence GTGATCCGCGAACAAGTCGCCGCCCTGCTCGCCTACGCCGTCAAACTCGACCCCCGCAGCGCACCCACCGACCAGGCCGCCGCCATGGAAGTTCTCGACCAGTGGGCCGACCTGCTCGCCGACGTACCCCCGACCGCGCCCCACCCAGCCGGCCGCCACTGGGACGCCTCACAGGTCGTGCGCCACCACATAGCGACCAGCCCCTACCCGATCAAGCCGAGCGACGTGTCGCGCAAGTGGCACGACTTCCGCCGCGACGTAGTCGACCGGCACCACGACCCGTTGCCCGCGGCCGACCCGGACGACCCGGCCGCCTACCGCGCCGCCCTGGTCGCCGACCGGACCGCCGTCGCCACCGGCGCCGCGACCGCCTCAACCGTCAAGGAACTGACCGGCGGGCGCACACGTGACGAGCGCGACCAGTTCGCCGAGCAGCGCCTCGCCGCCCTCGGCGACTACGTCCCACGCACCGTCGCGAACGCCCTCGCCGAGTTCCGCCCACGCCGCGCCGAGCGCGAACGCCTCGCCGCCGAGGGGCTACCCGACCCGCTCGACGTGGCGTGCCCGTACCAGCAGTGCCGCGCCGAGGCAGGCGCCCCGTGCATGAACCACCGCCGCAACCCGCGCCGCACCGCGCACCCCTCGCGCCTCGACCTCGCCGCCGCACACCACTACACGCCCCAGGAGCCGGCCGCATGA
- a CDS encoding phage portal protein, protein MRVNDAWYSGDPRRLICVYANASRPTERRRLWGRTSVEYQVDRRDNRLHVPLAGDIASTSADLLFADMPAITVEDTATQARLEQLLDEGRAQQTFLGAAEQAAALSGVFLRATWDRELVDRPLLTVMQPDGALPEFRFGMLRAVNFWRELPGSAEATVWRHIERHESGRILHALYEGTVDNVGRAVPLAEHPETADLADSLSDDGVSIPTGIRDLTAAYIPNMLPNRLHRGSEIGRSDYDAPIRDLFDALDETWSSWMRDIRLARARLIVPDGYLRNEGPGNGASFDDDREVWHSLKMPPNEGAGITLSQFDIRVEEHRATAEAITRQAAQAAGYSPQSFGLDGDGQPVTATEVDSRDQRSMVTRRKKAGYWRHGVADMLHVMLQLDAAQFGRRITPARPRVEFGDGVAESEQATATTLDLLARAGAVSTATKVKIVHPDWDDTAVQAEVAAILAETGAAAPDPVGTFPMNG, encoded by the coding sequence ATGCGCGTCAACGACGCGTGGTACAGCGGCGACCCTCGCCGCCTCATCTGCGTATACGCCAATGCGTCGCGCCCCACCGAGCGTCGCCGCCTGTGGGGGCGCACCTCGGTCGAGTACCAAGTCGACCGGCGCGACAACCGGCTACATGTCCCACTCGCCGGCGACATCGCGTCGACGAGTGCCGATCTGCTGTTCGCGGACATGCCAGCGATCACCGTCGAGGACACCGCGACACAGGCCCGCCTGGAACAGCTGCTCGACGAGGGCCGCGCACAACAGACGTTTCTCGGCGCCGCCGAACAGGCCGCCGCCCTGTCCGGGGTCTTCCTACGTGCCACGTGGGATCGAGAGCTGGTCGATCGGCCCCTGTTGACCGTCATGCAGCCGGACGGAGCGTTGCCCGAGTTCCGGTTCGGGATGCTGCGCGCCGTCAACTTCTGGCGTGAACTCCCAGGCAGCGCCGAGGCGACCGTATGGCGCCACATCGAGCGCCACGAATCGGGGCGCATCCTGCACGCCCTGTACGAGGGCACCGTCGACAACGTCGGCCGCGCCGTCCCGCTCGCCGAGCACCCCGAAACGGCCGACCTCGCCGACTCCCTCAGCGACGACGGGGTCAGCATTCCCACCGGGATACGCGACCTCACCGCCGCTTACATCCCCAACATGCTGCCGAACAGGTTGCACCGCGGTTCGGAGATTGGGCGCAGCGATTACGACGCCCCGATTCGTGACCTGTTCGACGCGCTCGACGAGACGTGGTCGAGTTGGATGCGCGACATCCGCCTCGCCCGCGCCCGCCTGATCGTCCCGGACGGCTACCTACGCAACGAAGGCCCCGGTAATGGGGCATCGTTCGACGACGACCGCGAGGTATGGCACTCCCTGAAGATGCCGCCCAACGAAGGCGCCGGCATCACCTTGAGTCAGTTCGACATCAGGGTCGAGGAGCACCGCGCCACGGCCGAGGCGATCACTCGGCAAGCAGCACAGGCCGCCGGATACTCGCCGCAGTCGTTCGGCCTCGATGGCGACGGTCAGCCCGTCACCGCGACCGAGGTCGACAGCCGCGACCAACGGTCGATGGTGACCCGCCGGAAGAAGGCCGGGTACTGGCGACATGGGGTCGCCGACATGCTGCATGTGATGTTGCAGCTTGACGCCGCCCAGTTCGGCAGGCGAATCACGCCCGCGCGCCCGCGCGTCGAGTTCGGCGACGGGGTCGCGGAATCCGAGCAGGCCACCGCGACCACGCTCGACCTGCTCGCCCGCGCCGGCGCTGTCAGTACCGCGACGAAGGTCAAGATTGTTCATCCCGATTGGGACGACACCGCGGTACAGGCCGAGGTAGCGGCGATCCTCGCCGAGACCGGAGCAGCCGCGCCCGACCCAGTAGGCACGTTTCCTATGAATGGGTAA
- a CDS encoding DUF6207 family protein: MAAGARVPDDMTDTAPQGPGIVRIDFTADDLATARAAAARIATLWESTGGERGQLAEQDTRASLYADITRRPTPRRTLAVRRPHVRMHIANRYRSVI; encoded by the coding sequence ATGGCGGCCGGCGCGCGCGTGCCCGACGACATGACCGACACCGCGCCACAGGGCCCCGGCATCGTCCGCATTGACTTCACCGCCGACGACCTCGCCACGGCCCGCGCTGCCGCCGCACGCATCGCAACCCTGTGGGAGTCGACAGGAGGCGAACGCGGACAGCTCGCCGAGCAGGACACCCGCGCGAGCCTGTACGCCGACATCACCCGACGGCCAACACCGCGCCGAACGCTGGCAGTCCGCCGCCCGCACGTCAGGATGCACATTGCGAACCGTTACCGTTCCGTGATCTAA
- a CDS encoding HNH endonuclease signature motif containing protein, whose product MVTDHRWKDIQADYIPQEVRTMDRTSPDQRFAAKVDTAGPLPLIRGVLGPCHLWTGSLNDKGYGTFWAYGRTVKAHRYAYEQANGPIPDGLEVDHRCRRRDCVAPGHLDAVTHRVNILRSTNHVAARAAVTHCPAGHPYDDANTYRAPNGTRKCRACKNAHSRAARAAKRAPQLAPVEPIRPCTDHTLERAA is encoded by the coding sequence ATGGTTACTGACCATCGCTGGAAGGACATTCAGGCCGACTACATCCCGCAGGAGGTACGCACTATGGACCGGACCTCGCCCGACCAGCGGTTCGCCGCGAAGGTCGACACGGCCGGACCCCTCCCGCTCATCCGCGGAGTCCTCGGCCCCTGCCACCTGTGGACCGGAAGTCTCAATGACAAGGGCTACGGCACCTTTTGGGCCTACGGACGCACCGTCAAAGCCCACCGCTACGCCTACGAACAGGCCAACGGCCCCATACCCGATGGCCTCGAAGTCGACCACCGATGCCGGCGCCGAGACTGTGTCGCCCCCGGCCACCTCGACGCCGTCACTCACCGCGTGAACATCCTCCGCTCGACGAACCACGTCGCCGCCCGCGCCGCCGTCACGCACTGCCCCGCGGGCCACCCCTACGACGACGCCAACACCTACCGGGCGCCCAACGGAACCCGGAAGTGCCGCGCGTGCAAGAACGCCCACAGCCGCGCCGCCCGCGCCGCCAAGCGCGCCCCCCAGCTCGCCCCCGTCGAGCCCATACGCCCCTGCACCGACCACACCCTCGAAAGGGCCGCGTAA
- a CDS encoding single-stranded DNA-binding protein: MSGETTFTMTGNVVNDPELRFTPGGAAVANFRIASTPRRFNRQSNEWEDGEPLFLGVAVWRQQAENVAESITRGMRVIVVGRLTQRQYDANDGTRRSSYEIQADEVAASLLRATAVVTKATGNTQGAQQPYGQQPQSYAQQPADDPWATQNHADEPPF; encoded by the coding sequence ATGAGTGGCGAGACCACATTCACCATGACCGGCAACGTCGTGAACGACCCCGAACTCAGGTTCACGCCCGGAGGCGCCGCCGTCGCCAACTTCCGCATTGCCAGCACCCCGAGAAGGTTCAACCGCCAGTCCAACGAATGGGAGGACGGCGAGCCTCTGTTCCTCGGCGTAGCTGTGTGGCGCCAGCAGGCCGAGAACGTCGCCGAATCCATCACCCGCGGCATGCGCGTGATCGTCGTCGGCCGCCTCACCCAGCGCCAGTACGACGCCAACGACGGGACCAGGCGCAGCAGCTACGAGATTCAGGCCGACGAGGTCGCCGCGAGCCTGCTCCGCGCAACTGCCGTCGTCACCAAGGCAACCGGAAATACCCAGGGCGCCCAGCAACCGTACGGCCAGCAGCCCCAGAGCTACGCCCAGCAGCCCGCCGACGACCCGTGGGCGACCCAGAACCACGCCGACGAGCCCCCGTTCTGA
- a CDS encoding phage minor capsid protein, which translates to MPIDPGMVEPLADRTRDLYAAAEERLLGIIARQFADGLDAPGWAERKLAAIQQLRRASQGIVDELGKAVTLEVFDVVAEAYNEGHRAAVAEIGALSDQARALVDDVTPNAQAVDRLAQETVDRVTSTHRSILRAVLDIFRAVVAEVTATPLLGTGTRRQATQDAMRRFADAGIRAFVDKAGRRWQLTSYAEMAVRTSVARAATEAHMRTLSDAGIELVIVSDSPRECPLCRPWEGRVLTIDGPTGERTVEVEHAIDDGRMIPVRVAGNLDEARLAGLQHPNCRHSVSAYTPGLTRVEDAQSDPAGYEAGQRQRAIERKIRQYKRREAAAVTPEATRAARLRVRQWQGAMRDHLAAHPDLRRLRHREQPGASNLPEQRREATPEQADAARVWSGDEQTVREMGDDQLAAAEGSGLLDDRARNRIEVEADRRDLDDLLGRIASRGTLADDLTQFSDGELARAYQHLDDGDALRVMAELDRRDRAAHLPGVSPELVGLSDHDLAARARGADPATLAQIAAEAARRDLLARLFPGGRLLDDLTQVSDDELAWSMQYATNEELLRIAAEMDRRDEPPPGAPAVPEGPPPIPPPADTGDPVDDLLADRNQLAQLLDPAPPPDDWGRLADDAVWAEVVAGDETVAAPGSEEEQHEDGPRITRAQARAMYDEYVYDQFLKAEQDCRGYLLNKKARAAGIDPVGLFRGPARIAYARASDELKEWWAKHGRLTQAEFIEAATGQRQRWAEGARKNESDQQSKR; encoded by the coding sequence GTGCCAATCGATCCGGGCATGGTTGAACCGCTCGCCGATCGCACCCGCGACCTGTACGCCGCGGCCGAGGAACGCCTACTTGGCATCATCGCTCGCCAGTTCGCCGACGGTCTCGATGCCCCGGGGTGGGCCGAGCGCAAGCTCGCCGCCATCCAGCAGCTACGCCGAGCCTCACAGGGCATCGTCGACGAGTTGGGCAAGGCCGTAACCCTCGAAGTTTTCGATGTGGTGGCCGAGGCATACAACGAAGGGCACCGGGCCGCGGTCGCCGAAATCGGCGCCCTGTCCGATCAGGCGCGCGCCCTGGTCGACGACGTGACGCCCAACGCACAGGCCGTCGACCGCCTCGCACAGGAAACCGTCGACCGCGTCACCTCGACGCACCGCTCGATTCTGCGGGCCGTCCTCGACATCTTCCGGGCGGTCGTCGCCGAGGTCACCGCCACGCCTCTACTGGGCACCGGCACCCGCAGGCAAGCCACGCAGGACGCCATGCGGAGGTTCGCCGACGCCGGCATACGCGCGTTCGTCGACAAGGCCGGCCGCCGTTGGCAACTCACCTCGTACGCCGAAATGGCCGTACGGACATCCGTCGCCCGCGCCGCGACCGAAGCGCACATGCGCACCCTGTCCGACGCCGGTATCGAGCTGGTCATCGTGTCCGACTCCCCGCGCGAATGCCCGCTGTGCCGCCCGTGGGAGGGCCGCGTACTGACCATTGACGGGCCGACCGGCGAGCGCACGGTCGAGGTGGAGCACGCCATCGACGACGGCCGCATGATCCCCGTGCGCGTCGCCGGCAACCTCGACGAGGCGCGCCTCGCAGGGCTGCAACATCCCAACTGCCGACACAGCGTGAGCGCGTATACCCCAGGACTTACCCGCGTCGAGGACGCCCAGAGCGACCCCGCCGGATACGAAGCAGGGCAGCGACAGCGCGCGATCGAGCGCAAGATCAGGCAGTACAAGCGACGCGAGGCCGCCGCCGTCACCCCCGAAGCGACACGCGCCGCACGACTCAGAGTGCGCCAGTGGCAAGGCGCCATGCGCGACCACCTCGCCGCGCACCCGGACCTACGTCGGTTGCGGCACCGCGAGCAGCCGGGCGCATCGAACCTTCCCGAGCAGCGCCGCGAGGCGACGCCCGAGCAGGCCGACGCCGCACGTGTGTGGTCGGGCGACGAGCAGACCGTACGGGAGATGGGCGACGACCAGCTCGCCGCCGCCGAAGGTTCCGGCCTGCTCGACGACCGCGCCCGCAACCGCATCGAGGTCGAGGCCGATCGACGCGACCTCGACGACCTGCTCGGCCGCATCGCGTCCCGCGGCACCCTCGCGGACGATCTGACGCAGTTCAGCGACGGCGAACTCGCGCGCGCTTACCAGCACCTCGACGACGGCGACGCACTGCGAGTCATGGCGGAGTTGGACCGGCGCGACCGCGCCGCCCACCTACCAGGCGTGTCGCCCGAGCTGGTCGGCTTGTCCGACCACGACCTCGCCGCCCGCGCCCGCGGCGCCGACCCGGCAACGCTCGCCCAGATCGCCGCCGAGGCCGCCCGCCGCGACCTGCTCGCCCGCCTGTTCCCCGGCGGGCGCCTGCTCGACGACCTCACGCAGGTATCCGACGACGAACTCGCATGGTCCATGCAGTACGCCACGAACGAGGAACTTCTCAGGATCGCCGCGGAGATGGACCGCCGCGACGAGCCCCCGCCCGGCGCCCCCGCCGTACCGGAAGGCCCGCCGCCGATCCCCCCGCCGGCCGACACGGGCGACCCCGTCGACGACCTGCTCGCCGACCGCAACCAGCTCGCCCAACTGCTCGACCCCGCCCCGCCCCCGGACGACTGGGGACGCCTCGCCGATGACGCCGTTTGGGCCGAAGTGGTCGCAGGCGACGAGACAGTCGCGGCGCCGGGCAGCGAGGAGGAGCAGCACGAGGACGGCCCGCGCATCACCCGCGCGCAGGCCCGCGCCATGTACGACGAGTACGTCTATGACCAGTTCCTCAAGGCCGAACAGGACTGCCGCGGCTATCTACTCAACAAGAAGGCCCGCGCC
- a CDS encoding PBSX family phage terminase large subunit, translating into MLDLDRLPLSRKQLRSIGRATARINVWHGSVRSGKTIASLLALVIAVANAGPSGLIVICGRSLQTIERNCLEPLQDAALFGPLARHVQHTRGATTATILGRTVHLIGAADTRAEGRLRGLTAQLAYVDEATLVPEGFWTQLLARLSVPGARLYATTNPDSPRHWLKTTYLDRAGELNLRSWHFKLSDNPSLSPEYVADLAAEYVGLWRRRMIDGAWCVAEGAIYDMWDEARHVIDTLPEICRYWVGLDYGTTNPFAALLLGEGVDGRLYVCSEWRHDSRATHRSMTDAQYSAALRKWLANWRHPAAGPDTPPGIAPEWTFVDPSAASFSTQLWADGYPGIARASNEVADGIRSVAALLAADRLLVHESCVGLLDELPGYSWDSKATERGEDAPLKVDDHSADALRYVVHSTAHEWRRNTHHVQT; encoded by the coding sequence TTGCTCGACCTCGACCGTCTGCCCCTGTCTCGTAAGCAGTTGCGCAGCATCGGCCGCGCTACGGCCCGTATCAACGTTTGGCACGGGTCCGTTCGGTCCGGCAAGACGATCGCCTCATTGTTGGCGCTCGTCATCGCCGTTGCCAACGCGGGCCCGTCCGGACTGATCGTGATCTGTGGGCGCAGCCTGCAAACGATCGAACGCAATTGCCTTGAACCCCTGCAAGACGCCGCCCTGTTCGGTCCCCTCGCCCGGCATGTGCAGCACACCCGCGGCGCGACCACGGCCACGATCCTTGGCCGCACCGTCCACCTGATCGGCGCCGCGGACACCCGCGCCGAGGGCCGCCTACGGGGCCTCACCGCGCAACTCGCGTACGTCGACGAGGCAACCCTCGTACCCGAGGGCTTTTGGACTCAGCTACTCGCCCGCCTCAGTGTTCCCGGCGCGCGCCTGTACGCGACGACGAACCCGGACAGCCCGCGGCACTGGCTCAAGACGACGTATCTCGACCGCGCGGGCGAGCTGAATCTCAGGTCGTGGCACTTCAAGCTGTCCGATAACCCGAGCCTGTCGCCCGAGTACGTCGCCGACCTCGCCGCCGAGTACGTCGGGCTGTGGCGCCGACGCATGATCGACGGCGCGTGGTGCGTCGCCGAGGGCGCCATCTATGACATGTGGGACGAGGCACGGCACGTCATCGACACCCTGCCCGAGATATGCCGCTACTGGGTGGGGCTGGACTACGGCACGACCAACCCGTTTGCCGCACTGCTACTCGGCGAGGGCGTCGACGGCCGCCTGTACGTGTGCTCAGAGTGGCGCCACGACTCCCGCGCCACGCACCGCAGCATGACCGACGCCCAGTACAGCGCCGCCCTACGGAAGTGGCTCGCCAACTGGCGCCACCCGGCCGCCGGCCCCGACACCCCGCCGGGCATCGCGCCCGAGTGGACATTCGTGGACCCCTCGGCCGCGTCGTTCAGTACACAACTGTGGGCCGACGGATACCCGGGCATCGCCCGCGCCTCGAACGAGGTCGCCGACGGCATCCGGTCTGTGGCCGCGCTGCTCGCCGCCGACCGCCTGCTCGTACATGAGTCGTGCGTCGGCCTGCTCGACGAACTGCCCGGTTACAGCTGGGACTCGAAGGCCACCGAGCGCGGCGAGGACGCCCCACTGAAGGTCGACGACCACAGTGCCGACGCACTGCGCTACGTCGTGCACTCCACCGCGCACGAATGGCGTCGAAACACCCACCACGTTCAGACATGA
- a CDS encoding helix-turn-helix domain-containing protein → MARPIDDRDREQVHRLHTAGRSRNDIARAINRSPSTVSKIAAALGLTFERGPEVVAATEARRIDLAGRRALLAEQLHTDAEHLRAQLWEPCTVGAFGGKDNVWSKTRLDRPTFGDQRQILAAAGTAIEKSLKLSPAEGGEDAAQVRSMLGALGEALTQAAADDTDDGGADGG, encoded by the coding sequence ATGGCCCGCCCCATCGACGACCGCGACCGTGAGCAGGTCCACCGGCTGCACACCGCGGGGAGGTCCCGGAACGACATCGCGCGAGCGATCAACCGCTCGCCCTCGACCGTGTCGAAGATCGCCGCCGCCCTCGGTCTCACTTTCGAGCGTGGCCCCGAGGTCGTCGCCGCCACCGAGGCGCGCCGCATCGACCTCGCCGGCCGCCGCGCCCTGCTCGCCGAGCAGCTGCACACCGACGCCGAGCACTTGCGGGCGCAGCTCTGGGAGCCGTGCACCGTCGGGGCGTTCGGCGGCAAGGACAACGTTTGGTCTAAGACCCGCCTCGACCGACCCACGTTCGGCGATCAACGGCAAATCCTCGCCGCGGCCGGCACAGCAATCGAGAAGTCACTCAAGCTCTCGCCGGCCGAGGGCGGCGAGGACGCCGCCCAGGTCCGTTCGATGCTCGGCGCCCTCGGCGAGGCACTGACGCAGGCCGCCGCCGACGACACCGACGACGGGGGCGCCGACGGGGGGTGA